The Cupriavidus sp. EM10 genome includes a region encoding these proteins:
- a CDS encoding heme ABC transporter ATP-binding protein, which yields MLTRKGPDVLVARNLHCNRGRRQVLSGIDLSLHAGEVIGVLGANGAGKSTLLGALAGEITIPRAAVSLNGRDLPDWPVEALARTRAVLPQSPGLNFDLDVTEVIGMGGYPFPELDRHALDALLRRALELADITHLASRDYQSLSGGEQQRVQFARTLVQTLACRDAGSYRALLLDEPTSSLDPRHQLLLLDSVRTLSRTDGLAVLVVLHDVNLAARWCDRLLLLEGGRTVACGPPAEVLTEDNLAGVYGISARVMPSPVHAGVPFVVFG from the coding sequence ATGCTGACACGCAAGGGGCCTGACGTGCTGGTTGCCCGCAATCTCCACTGCAATCGCGGCCGCAGGCAGGTGCTCTCCGGCATCGACCTGAGCCTGCACGCCGGCGAAGTGATCGGCGTCCTGGGCGCAAATGGCGCCGGCAAGAGTACGCTGCTGGGCGCGCTGGCCGGCGAGATCACCATTCCCCGCGCCGCTGTATCCCTGAACGGCCGCGACCTGCCGGACTGGCCCGTCGAAGCGCTGGCCCGAACGCGCGCCGTGCTGCCGCAGTCACCGGGTCTCAACTTCGACCTCGACGTGACGGAAGTGATCGGCATGGGCGGCTATCCGTTTCCGGAGCTCGATCGCCACGCGCTGGATGCGTTGCTGCGGCGCGCGCTGGAACTCGCCGATATCACGCACCTGGCCAGCCGCGACTACCAGAGCCTGTCCGGCGGCGAGCAACAGCGCGTGCAGTTTGCCCGGACGCTGGTGCAGACGCTGGCCTGCCGCGACGCAGGCAGCTACCGCGCCCTGCTGCTCGACGAGCCGACTTCGAGCCTGGACCCACGCCACCAGTTGCTGCTGCTGGACAGCGTACGGACGTTGAGCCGTACCGACGGGCTGGCCGTGCTGGTCGTGCTCCACGACGTCAACCTGGCCGCCCGCTGGTGCGACCGGCTGCTGTTGCTGGAAGGCGGCCGCACCGTGGCCTGCGGCCCGCCTGCCGAGGTGCTGACGGAAGACAACCTCGCTGGCGTCTACGGCATATCCGCCCGGGTGATGCCGTCGCCCGTGCATGCGGGCGTGCCGTTCGTCGTCTTCGGCTGA
- a CDS encoding tripartite tricarboxylate transporter substrate binding protein translates to MAAFAVAGPAYAASCASVRIVVPFPAGGAADQLARTLSMGLQQRQGTPIVVDNKPGANGNIGIDAVRRAAGDGCTWLVVPAGNLTINPTLFPALSYNVARDFRPVSLLASSPNVLAVHPSVKARTVAELVALAKQADQAGKPLGYASPGVGSGLHLAGELFHHKAGANMLHVPYKGTTQAVNDVVGGQVPMLFGTWPTLAPFVQSGALRAIAVTQSKRSPAAPDVPSLAEQGMPGIDVSSWYALLLPSATPKPLADALAVDVQTLFATPAIRTDLQRQGLEPVASTPEALATRIRDETASWATLIRTYHITPD, encoded by the coding sequence ATGGCCGCCTTCGCCGTGGCCGGCCCGGCGTACGCCGCTTCCTGCGCGAGCGTGCGGATCGTCGTGCCGTTTCCGGCCGGCGGTGCGGCCGACCAACTGGCCCGCACGCTGTCCATGGGCCTGCAGCAGCGCCAGGGCACGCCCATCGTCGTCGACAACAAGCCCGGCGCCAACGGCAATATCGGCATCGATGCCGTGCGGCGCGCGGCTGGCGATGGCTGCACCTGGCTGGTGGTGCCAGCTGGCAACCTGACCATCAATCCCACGCTGTTTCCGGCGCTTTCCTATAACGTGGCGCGTGATTTCCGCCCGGTGTCGCTGCTGGCCAGTTCTCCGAACGTGCTGGCCGTGCATCCGTCGGTCAAGGCGCGCACGGTGGCGGAACTGGTTGCGCTGGCGAAGCAGGCAGACCAGGCGGGAAAGCCGCTGGGCTATGCCAGCCCCGGCGTCGGCAGCGGCCTGCATCTGGCCGGCGAGCTGTTCCATCACAAGGCAGGGGCGAACATGCTGCATGTGCCGTACAAAGGCACGACGCAGGCCGTCAACGACGTGGTGGGCGGGCAGGTACCCATGCTGTTCGGCACATGGCCGACGCTGGCGCCGTTCGTGCAGTCCGGGGCGTTGCGGGCGATCGCCGTCACGCAGTCGAAGCGATCGCCCGCCGCGCCCGATGTGCCGTCGCTGGCGGAGCAGGGCATGCCCGGTATCGACGTGAGTTCGTGGTACGCGCTGCTGCTGCCGTCGGCCACGCCTAAACCACTGGCCGACGCGCTTGCCGTCGACGTACAGACGCTGTTCGCCACGCCGGCGATCCGCACCGATCTGCAACGCCAGGGGCTGGAGCCCGTGGCGAGCACGCCGGAAGCACTGGCCACGCGTATTCGCGATGAAACCGCGTCGTGGGCCACGCTGATCCGCACGTACCACATCACGCCGGACTAG
- a CDS encoding hemin ABC transporter substrate-binding protein has translation MKPLRSALLCLLCAAGLAHAAPPTRVVGLGGAVTEIIYALDAEKTLVGADASSIYPAAALKLPKVGYYRAVSVEGLASLKPDLVLAADQAGPPQALEQIRKLGSKVVTLPSAPTLAALDQRILGTATALEMPQRGRALVDRLHAELRAIRPVSQPVRVLIVSSHTGKMQGMGTDTAGDAMLALAGGTNVLAGQSGFKPFSAEAAAALKPDVIVTTTMSVGASGSAEAFLAQPGLNATPAARNRRIVVMDDLLLLGFGPRLPEAIRQLQTGLAAPQTAAR, from the coding sequence ATGAAACCGCTGCGCTCTGCGCTGTTGTGCCTGCTGTGCGCGGCAGGCCTGGCCCACGCCGCCCCGCCCACCCGAGTGGTCGGGCTTGGCGGCGCGGTGACCGAGATCATTTACGCGCTGGACGCCGAGAAGACGCTGGTCGGCGCCGATGCGTCGAGCATCTACCCCGCTGCCGCGCTGAAGCTGCCGAAAGTGGGCTACTACCGCGCGGTCTCGGTCGAAGGGCTCGCCAGCCTGAAGCCCGACCTGGTGCTGGCGGCCGACCAGGCCGGCCCGCCCCAGGCGCTGGAGCAGATCCGCAAGCTGGGCAGCAAGGTGGTGACGCTGCCTTCCGCGCCTACGCTCGCCGCGCTGGACCAGCGCATCCTGGGCACGGCCACCGCACTGGAGATGCCCCAGCGCGGACGCGCGCTGGTGGACCGGTTGCATGCCGAACTGCGCGCGATCCGGCCGGTCAGCCAGCCGGTGCGCGTGCTGATCGTCAGCAGCCATACCGGCAAGATGCAGGGCATGGGCACGGACACTGCCGGCGACGCGATGCTTGCGCTTGCGGGCGGCACCAACGTGCTGGCCGGCCAGAGCGGCTTCAAGCCGTTTTCCGCCGAGGCGGCCGCGGCACTGAAGCCGGACGTGATCGTGACCACCACGATGTCGGTGGGTGCCAGCGGCAGCGCCGAGGCGTTCCTGGCGCAGCCCGGCCTCAACGCCACGCCGGCAGCGCGCAACCGACGCATCGTCGTGATGGACGATCTCCTGCTGCTGGGCTTCGGCCCCCGGCTACCCGAAGCGATCCGGCAGCTGCAGACGGGCCTGGCCGCTCCGCAGACGGCGGCCCGCTGA
- a CDS encoding IclR family transcriptional regulator has protein sequence MRGLRLLRFIAEGGSTANLSEVGRRIDVNRVTVMRLLDTLEHEGMVERLPQGGHTVGFAFLKMASRVLAANDLTTFARRVLAQLSGSLQLSAYLAVPDGGDVLYLLRDMPNTGLVSNIQVGSRVPAHLTTPGRMLLAHRSPDELRALLGDDPLPTVTNQSPATHARLADILAADLERGCAWSFSAFEPGIDSCAAPVREASANVIAAISVAGPQQRFEADGTLRERTEKEVKAAARDLSALLGYRKP, from the coding sequence ATGCGTGGCCTGCGCCTGCTGCGCTTCATTGCCGAGGGCGGGTCCACGGCCAACCTCAGCGAAGTCGGGCGGCGCATCGATGTCAACCGGGTCACCGTGATGCGGCTGCTCGATACGCTGGAGCACGAAGGCATGGTCGAGCGCCTGCCGCAGGGCGGCCATACGGTCGGATTCGCCTTCCTGAAGATGGCATCGCGCGTGCTGGCGGCCAACGACCTGACGACCTTCGCGCGCCGCGTGCTCGCGCAGCTCAGCGGGTCGCTGCAGCTGTCAGCCTATCTGGCGGTGCCCGACGGCGGCGACGTGCTTTACCTGTTGCGCGACATGCCCAACACGGGTCTGGTGAGCAATATCCAGGTCGGCAGCCGCGTACCCGCGCACCTGACCACGCCGGGCCGCATGCTGCTGGCCCATCGTTCTCCGGACGAACTCCGGGCGCTACTGGGCGACGACCCGCTGCCGACCGTCACGAACCAGAGTCCTGCAACGCATGCGCGGCTGGCCGATATCCTGGCGGCCGATCTCGAACGCGGTTGCGCATGGAGCTTCTCCGCGTTCGAGCCCGGCATCGATTCCTGCGCGGCGCCCGTACGCGAAGCCTCTGCCAACGTCATCGCCGCGATCAGCGTGGCCGGTCCGCAGCAGCGCTTCGAAGCCGATGGCACGTTGCGCGAACGCACCGAGAAAGAGGTCAAGGCCGCCGCCCGTGACCTGTCGGCGCTGCTGGGGTATCGCAAGCCGTAG
- a CDS encoding hemin-degrading factor has product MEQQGIDTLRQRHQALVEAHPTLRIRDRAQRLGATEAELVAAGCGVTVRQLGGTAQQLFRDLGSLGTVMALSRNDHAVHERHGQYQGIEADGPVGLVLGPDIDLRMFFGSWRHFYAVTENGRDSLQFFDKAGEAVHKIYRTDATDAAAWQAYIDRHAVEAVSPVVVEPVVAPADAEADTPADVDALRAQWQGLKDTHDFFAMLRQHKVSRLGALRHAGDGLAQQVDSAAVETVLRSAAESLLPIMCFVANRGIVQIHTGVVNRLVRTGPWFNVLDETFNLHLNTEAVASSWVVNKPTVDGWVTSLELYGAGGELIVQFFGERKPGKPELVAWRTLLQSLCPTALAA; this is encoded by the coding sequence ATGGAACAACAAGGCATCGATACGCTGCGCCAGCGCCACCAGGCATTGGTGGAAGCCCACCCCACACTACGCATCCGCGACCGCGCCCAGCGTCTTGGCGCCACCGAGGCCGAACTGGTCGCGGCCGGATGTGGCGTGACCGTGCGACAGCTCGGCGGCACGGCGCAGCAGTTGTTCCGTGACCTCGGCTCGCTCGGCACGGTGATGGCGCTGTCGCGCAACGACCATGCCGTGCACGAGCGGCACGGGCAGTACCAGGGCATCGAGGCGGACGGCCCCGTCGGCCTGGTGCTCGGGCCCGACATCGACCTGCGCATGTTCTTCGGCAGCTGGCGCCATTTCTACGCCGTGACCGAAAACGGCCGCGACAGCCTGCAGTTCTTCGACAAGGCGGGCGAGGCGGTGCACAAGATCTACCGGACCGATGCCACGGACGCCGCCGCATGGCAGGCTTACATCGACCGCCACGCGGTGGAAGCGGTGTCGCCAGTGGTGGTCGAGCCGGTCGTGGCGCCGGCCGATGCCGAGGCCGATACGCCGGCCGACGTCGATGCGTTGCGCGCCCAGTGGCAGGGCCTGAAGGACACCCACGACTTCTTTGCCATGCTGCGCCAGCACAAGGTCTCGCGCCTGGGTGCCCTGCGCCATGCTGGCGACGGCCTGGCGCAGCAGGTGGATAGCGCCGCCGTGGAGACCGTGTTGCGCAGCGCCGCCGAGTCGCTGCTGCCCATCATGTGCTTCGTCGCCAACCGGGGCATCGTGCAGATCCACACCGGCGTAGTGAACAGGCTGGTACGCACCGGCCCGTGGTTCAACGTGCTCGACGAAACGTTCAACCTGCACCTGAACACCGAAGCGGTGGCGTCGAGCTGGGTCGTCAACAAGCCGACGGTCGACGGCTGGGTCACGTCGCTGGAGCTTTACGGCGCGGGTGGCGAGCTGATCGTGCAGTTCTTTGGCGAGCGCAAGCCCGGCAAGCCGGAACTGGTCGCCTGGCGCACGCTGCTGCAATCGCTCTGCCCCACGGCGCTGGCCGCCTGA
- a CDS encoding UdgX family uracil-DNA binding protein (This protein belongs to the uracil DNA glycosylase superfamily, members of which act in excision repair of DNA. However, it belongs more specifically to UdgX branch, whose founding member was found to bind uracil in DNA (where it does not belong), without cleaving it, appears to promote DNA repair by a pathway involving RecA, rather than base excision.) yields the protein MTTLVVDGGYAAWRSQALRALAAGWPPESLTWVDAGAEARAAPAQIGLDYAQDVAAAHDIGDGAAPDTEDTEDTGGTHAPSPKVHISRELADLLQDAALFRSPQRWGLLYRVLWRWCQGEREVASAADEHGAQLYAMAKAVRRAKHDMIAYVRFRRGGAAGDDTASPEYVAWYEPDHDVLQYAAEHFARRMGATTWCIGTPHGAALWDGQALQYAPAPGNGASINTGADPVETLWRAYYRHIFNPARLNESALHQHMPVRFWKGLPEGDLIPAMVAEARSGARRVAQAHGIGVMPGKPIVMDAARAQPRRDVPSSLDQCRRCDLWRHATQAVPGQGPEDARIMLVGEQPGDHEDLSGKAFVGPAGQVLDTAMARANVLRDTVFLTNAVKHFKWTAQGKRRMHKTPGQLEVEACAHWLDHEIARVRPTVIVTLGATALNAVLHRRVRLRDYMTAPREIGGTWLIATWHPSYALRLRDNDAREDVVTAITDSLARAAALARRLHATSTASTVE from the coding sequence ATGACAACGCTTGTCGTGGATGGCGGCTATGCCGCGTGGCGCAGCCAGGCCCTGCGTGCACTGGCCGCCGGATGGCCGCCAGAGTCGCTGACGTGGGTCGACGCGGGAGCCGAGGCGCGTGCGGCGCCCGCGCAGATCGGCCTGGACTACGCGCAGGACGTGGCGGCGGCCCACGACATTGGCGACGGGGCCGCGCCTGACACGGAAGACACGGAAGACACGGGTGGCACACATGCGCCATCCCCGAAGGTACACATCTCCCGCGAACTGGCAGACTTGCTGCAGGACGCCGCGCTATTCCGGTCCCCGCAACGCTGGGGGCTGTTGTACCGCGTCCTGTGGCGCTGGTGCCAGGGCGAGCGCGAAGTGGCATCCGCCGCCGACGAGCACGGCGCGCAGCTTTACGCGATGGCCAAGGCGGTCCGACGGGCCAAGCATGACATGATCGCCTACGTCCGCTTCAGGCGTGGCGGCGCTGCGGGCGACGACACGGCTTCGCCCGAATACGTGGCGTGGTACGAGCCCGACCATGACGTGCTGCAGTATGCGGCCGAACACTTCGCCCGGCGCATGGGCGCCACGACGTGGTGCATCGGCACACCGCATGGCGCGGCGTTGTGGGACGGGCAGGCATTGCAATACGCGCCGGCGCCCGGCAACGGTGCGTCCATAAATACGGGCGCCGATCCCGTCGAGACCCTGTGGCGTGCATACTATCGCCACATTTTCAATCCGGCGCGCCTGAACGAATCTGCTTTGCACCAGCATATGCCGGTGCGCTTCTGGAAGGGCCTGCCGGAGGGTGACCTGATCCCCGCGATGGTTGCCGAGGCACGCAGCGGTGCTCGTCGGGTGGCACAAGCCCACGGCATCGGCGTCATGCCAGGCAAGCCAATCGTCATGGACGCCGCCCGCGCACAACCCCGACGAGACGTGCCGTCATCCCTGGATCAATGCCGTCGTTGCGATCTGTGGCGGCACGCCACGCAGGCCGTGCCCGGACAAGGCCCGGAAGACGCCCGCATCATGCTGGTCGGCGAGCAGCCGGGCGACCACGAGGATCTGTCCGGCAAGGCCTTCGTCGGGCCAGCCGGGCAAGTCCTGGACACGGCGATGGCTCGCGCCAATGTATTGCGTGACACCGTGTTTCTCACCAATGCCGTCAAGCACTTCAAATGGACCGCACAGGGCAAGCGGCGGATGCACAAGACGCCCGGGCAACTGGAGGTGGAAGCCTGCGCGCATTGGCTGGACCATGAGATCGCCCGCGTCCGGCCCACCGTCATCGTGACGCTGGGCGCCACGGCACTCAACGCCGTCCTGCATCGGCGGGTCAGGCTGCGGGACTATATGACCGCGCCGCGAGAAATCGGCGGTACGTGGCTGATCGCCACGTGGCATCCGTCCTATGCGCTGCGCTTGCGGGACAACGATGCCCGGGAAGACGTGGTGACGGCGATCACCGATAGTTTGGCGCGCGCCGCTGCGTTGGCGCGACGCCTCCACGCGACTTCTACCGCGTCAACAGTCGAATAA
- a CDS encoding putative DNA modification/repair radical SAM protein, with protein MELLTKLEILADAAKYDASCASSGAPKRDSVGRAGLGATTGMGICHSFTPDGRCVSLLKILLTNVCQYDCQYCVNRRSSNVPRARFQPGEVVDLTMDFYRRNYIDGLFLSSGIIRSADYTMEQLVQVARELRETHQFRGYIHLKTIPDADPRLITLAGQYADRLSVNIELPTDSALQRLAPEKNAHTIKRAMGSIRLAQEEAAVETPVSGSANRRAPAGQSTQMIVGADDADDRTILQTAQTLYGAYRLKRVYYSAFSPIPDSPSALPAQPPPLLREHRLYQADFLLRGYGFRAEELFQDKGALPLDIDPKLAWALAHRDAFPVDLNRAPPRLIARVPGIGLRNAKRLATLRRERAIRYQDLIRLRCAMDTLKPFIIVQDYRPATAEPTSAQLRRALAPAPEQLSLL; from the coding sequence ATGGAACTCCTCACCAAACTTGAGATCCTCGCGGACGCGGCGAAGTACGATGCCTCGTGTGCGAGCAGTGGCGCGCCCAAACGCGATTCGGTCGGGCGTGCCGGCCTGGGCGCCACGACAGGCATGGGCATCTGCCACAGCTTTACGCCGGATGGCCGCTGCGTGTCGCTGCTGAAGATCCTGCTGACCAACGTGTGCCAGTACGACTGCCAGTACTGCGTCAACCGTCGATCGAGCAATGTGCCGCGCGCCCGCTTTCAGCCGGGCGAGGTGGTGGACCTGACGATGGACTTCTATCGTCGGAACTACATCGACGGCCTGTTCCTGAGCTCGGGCATCATCCGCTCCGCCGACTACACGATGGAGCAACTGGTGCAGGTCGCCCGTGAACTGCGCGAGACGCACCAGTTCCGCGGCTATATCCACCTGAAGACCATCCCGGACGCCGACCCCAGGCTCATCACGCTGGCGGGCCAGTATGCCGACCGGCTCAGCGTCAATATCGAACTGCCGACGGACAGTGCCCTGCAGCGCCTCGCCCCGGAAAAAAACGCGCACACGATCAAGCGGGCCATGGGTTCGATCCGGCTGGCGCAGGAAGAAGCGGCGGTGGAAACGCCCGTGTCTGGCTCCGCGAATCGGCGAGCCCCTGCCGGGCAGAGCACACAGATGATCGTCGGTGCGGATGATGCCGATGACCGGACGATCCTGCAGACCGCGCAAACGCTCTATGGCGCCTATCGGCTCAAACGGGTCTACTACTCAGCGTTCAGTCCCATCCCGGATAGTCCCTCAGCCCTGCCCGCCCAGCCGCCTCCGCTGCTGCGCGAGCATCGCCTCTATCAGGCGGACTTCCTGCTGCGCGGCTATGGATTTCGCGCGGAAGAACTGTTTCAGGACAAAGGCGCATTGCCGCTGGATATCGATCCCAAGCTCGCCTGGGCGTTGGCGCACCGCGATGCGTTTCCCGTGGACCTGAACCGTGCGCCGCCCCGGCTGATCGCCCGGGTGCCGGGCATCGGCCTGCGCAACGCCAAGCGCCTCGCGACGCTGCGCCGGGAGCGCGCGATCCGCTACCAGGACCTGATTCGCCTGCGCTGCGCCATGGACACCCTGAAGCCGTTCATCATCGTGCAGGACTATCGTCCCGCCACGGCGGAGCCCACGTCCGCGCAGTTGCGCAGGGCGTTGGCGCCTGCTCCCGAGCAACTGTCGCTGCTATGA
- a CDS encoding (2Fe-2S)-binding protein, with amino-acid sequence MDFVLNGKATHFGGDGDTPLLWVIRDDAGMTGTKYGCGIGACGACTVHVDGQAQRSCVTPVSSVAGRSVTTIEGLSPDRSSKVQQAWIAKDVPQCGYCQSGMVMAVSALLKQNPHPTDKDIDAAVTNLCRCATYHRIREAVHAAAK; translated from the coding sequence ATGGACTTTGTGTTGAACGGGAAGGCGACGCACTTCGGTGGCGACGGCGATACGCCGCTGCTGTGGGTGATACGCGATGACGCCGGGATGACCGGCACCAAGTACGGCTGCGGCATCGGCGCATGCGGGGCCTGCACGGTCCACGTCGACGGCCAGGCACAGCGGTCGTGCGTGACGCCGGTGTCCAGCGTGGCAGGGCGTAGCGTGACAACGATCGAAGGCCTGTCGCCCGACCGTTCGTCGAAGGTGCAGCAGGCGTGGATCGCCAAGGACGTGCCGCAGTGCGGCTATTGCCAGTCGGGCATGGTGATGGCGGTCAGCGCGCTGCTCAAGCAGAACCCGCACCCCACCGACAAGGACATCGACGCAGCCGTGACCAACCTGTGCCGCTGCGCCACCTATCACCGCATCCGGGAGGCCGTCCATGCCGCAGCAAAGTGA
- a CDS encoding prepilin peptidase: MTPFLQPILQDALAPMPASLRMAALVLSPAMLWVAMSDLLYRRIDNRLVLALLALWLFHLAWLCFPAGPAPAWPEIARSGAAAAVVLVAGYGLFAMRWVGAGDVKLMAVLCLWLGREVAIFLLVASLAGGVLALCMPLLRRMELAVARGVGQLGAWLRLPVPTPMVLQGHKLPGIPYGIAMAAGAAFVLFRY; this comes from the coding sequence ATGACACCATTCCTGCAGCCAATCCTGCAAGATGCGCTCGCGCCCATGCCGGCTTCGCTGAGGATGGCGGCGCTGGTGCTATCACCCGCGATGCTTTGGGTGGCAATGTCCGACCTGCTGTATCGCCGCATCGACAACCGGCTGGTCCTGGCGTTGCTAGCCCTGTGGCTGTTTCATCTCGCATGGCTGTGCTTTCCGGCCGGCCCCGCGCCGGCATGGCCGGAGATCGCCCGCAGCGGCGCGGCGGCAGCGGTCGTGCTGGTGGCAGGCTACGGCCTGTTTGCCATGCGATGGGTGGGCGCTGGCGACGTCAAGCTGATGGCCGTGCTTTGCCTCTGGCTGGGGCGCGAGGTTGCGATATTCCTGCTGGTGGCGTCCCTGGCTGGCGGCGTGCTGGCGCTTTGCATGCCGCTGTTGCGCCGGATGGAGCTGGCTGTCGCACGGGGCGTCGGCCAGCTTGGCGCATGGCTACGCTTGCCGGTGCCCACGCCGATGGTGCTGCAGGGCCACAAGTTGCCCGGCATTCCCTATGGCATCGCGATGGCCGCTGGCGCGGCATTCGTCCTGTTCCGATACTGA
- a CDS encoding response regulator transcription factor — MRVLIVEDDPRVRHWLGTRLQQNGHDCRLTDTGEQALELIRDEAFDAVLLDRMLPGIDGIEVLRALADPHPPVMVLSAVDQPCDRVEGLRAGAGDYLGKPFDFTELLLRLEGLAKWRALPAEADWITRLEDLCIDWRARRVSRGGQPIDLTEKEFALLQVLATNAGRTVTRAMLLEKVWGYQFDPQTNLIDVHVSKLRSKIDRNFSRSLLRTVRAVGYVLG; from the coding sequence ATGCGAGTTCTGATCGTGGAGGACGATCCGCGGGTGCGGCATTGGCTAGGTACCAGGCTGCAACAGAACGGACATGACTGCCGCCTGACGGACACCGGGGAGCAAGCCCTCGAACTGATCCGGGACGAAGCGTTCGATGCCGTCCTGCTGGACCGCATGCTGCCGGGAATCGACGGCATTGAAGTGCTGCGCGCGCTGGCCGATCCACATCCGCCCGTCATGGTGCTGTCCGCCGTGGACCAACCCTGCGACCGCGTGGAAGGTTTGCGTGCCGGCGCCGGCGATTACCTTGGCAAGCCATTCGACTTCACCGAGCTGCTGCTGCGGCTGGAAGGCCTGGCCAAGTGGCGGGCGCTGCCGGCAGAGGCGGACTGGATCACGCGGCTCGAGGACCTTTGCATCGACTGGCGCGCGCGCCGCGTGTCGCGAGGCGGCCAGCCCATCGATCTCACCGAGAAGGAATTTGCGCTGCTGCAGGTGCTGGCCACCAATGCCGGCCGCACGGTCACGCGCGCCATGCTGCTGGAAAAGGTCTGGGGCTACCAGTTCGATCCGCAGACCAACCTGATCGACGTTCATGTTTCGAAGCTGCGCAGCAAGATCGACCGCAATTTTTCGCGATCGCTGTTGCGCACGGTGCGCGCCGTCGGCTATGTCCTGGGCTGA
- a CDS encoding ATP-binding protein, whose product MALGVADQGPGIPAALRGQAVERFRRLGGASGSAANGRSASGSGLGLALVNAIARLHGARLSLEENPPEGLLAVLLLDRRHWIERTGFKDVLKT is encoded by the coding sequence ATGGCGCTGGGCGTGGCCGACCAGGGCCCCGGTATTCCGGCCGCCCTGCGTGGTCAGGCGGTGGAGCGGTTCCGGCGCCTGGGCGGCGCCTCGGGCAGTGCGGCGAACGGGCGCTCGGCGTCAGGAAGCGGGCTCGGGCTGGCCTTGGTCAACGCCATCGCCAGGCTGCACGGCGCCCGGCTTTCGCTGGAGGAAAACCCTCCCGAAGGGCTGCTGGCCGTGCTGCTGCTGGATCGCCGCCACTGGATCGAACGCACCGGCTTCAAGGATGTGCTGAAGACGTAG